From a single Rosa rugosa chromosome 7, drRosRugo1.1, whole genome shotgun sequence genomic region:
- the LOC133722263 gene encoding uncharacterized protein LOC133722263 isoform X1: MVKGGKVSSKRRVKPRIRSDYKGSDDSDEDYVISDEEKLVSEELEEDYCSSLDGNASEESFGSFAEEEEEEEEEVRWARKNSRSRAKKGVDRFIVDGEEEEDEEEMKKVRRNGRSRAKFIDRSIVDEEEEEELEEEEEDEEEMKKVRKNGRSRAKKGKDIFIMEEEEEEEDEEEMKKVRKNGRSRAKKGKALFIVEEEEDELEEFGVEEEEEEEEEAMKEVRKVARSKSQNGFSGRQKNRVKTSQKRRRATYEEMADQDYDDEEDDDDDYDEEFTPDEDDFSELEEESRVKKKKTNVKVGKRRLKKKVPIRRKSKKPLRKKQKKNRTLRRKVRSDDDDGDFMDSNLPVREKNKKKRPNKRRRFVAPSDSDFVSSGSSDCDYTISEEEREQVREAMQLCGSLEPNLRSPLLPDKIQEKEIVELPRKPPGRKGKEKVEQVKVEVVKQVCGICLSEEDKRRVRGTLDCCTHYFCFSCIMEWGKVESRCPLCKQRFKAISKPTRAGTDLRDVVITVPERDQVYQPTEEELRSYLDPYENVICTECHEGGDDGLMLLCDVCDSPAHTFCVGLGREVPEGNWYCDGCRPVALGSSSSQVQGWLSEQRTTNNILPNRQSPGVSFGEGLEIDLNSVSSPRPYITQGFGNSSSPWFHVGGFQVASPGSGAGAPTLSGRRLMHRHIQQLITANRMNYLASRNERNSSANLSTDVLNAQTAQGRETVVQHTRTDGMDRSFHTFFEERLQENPSLQVQDNDIFLSTSSHQRRQVVQDPTTTSADRPSNGTLWPGLTENTISGPPHFSSISDGGVSPNTVMGPSDFHRAKEQLQSLVISHVKNLSRDRDLGQSSTTFQEIARSAMHTVLAACELEHTGSEVVPVPPSSPCPHIELMAGKTSLMRGCCSSCFAQFVEDVVKRVMEYKLPPWLRLAL; this comes from the exons ATGGTAAAGGGAGGGAAAGTTAGTTCCAAGCGAAGAGTCAAGCCACGGATTCGGTCAGATTATAAGGGTTCAGATGATTCGGATGAAGATTATGTGATTTCAGATGAAGAAAAGCTAGTTTCTGAGGAGTTGGAGGAGGATTATTGCTCCTCGTTGGATGGGAATGCATCAGAAGAGAGCTTTGGTAGTTTtgcagaggaggaggaggaagaggaagaggaagtgaGATGGGCGAGAAAGAACAGTAGATCAAGAGCGAAAAAGGGTGTTGATAGATTTATTGTGGAcggggaggaggaggaagatgaagaggaaATGAAAAAGGTGAGAAGGAACGGTAGATCAAGAGCAAAGTTTATTGATAGATCTATTGTGgatgaagaggaggaggaggagctggaggaggaggaggaagatgaggaGGAAATGAAAAAGGTGAGAAAGAACGGTAGATCAAGAGCGAAAAAGGGTAAAGATATATTTAttatggaggaggaggaggaggaggaagatgaggaagaaatgaaaaaggtgAGAAAGAACGGTAGATCAAGAGCAAAAAAGGGTAAAGCTTTATTTattgtggaggaggaggaggatgagctGGAGGAGTTTGGggtggaggaggaagaagaagaagaggaagaggcaaTGAAAGAGGTGAGGAAGGTGGCTAGATCAAAGTCCCAAAACGGTTTCTCTGGAAGGCAGAAAAATAGGGTTAAAACATCACAAAAGAGGAGAAGGGCTACATATGAAGAAATGGCAGATCAGGattatgatgatgaagaagatgacgaCGACGACTACGATGAGGAATTTACACCCGATGAAGATGATTTTTCAGAATTGGAAGAAGAATCAAgggtgaaaaagaagaaaactaatGTGAAAGTGGGCAAGCGGCGTTTGAAGAAAAAAGTTCCTATAAGAAGAAAATCAAAGAAGCCtttgagaaagaaacaaaaaaagaatcGTACATTGAGGAGGAAAGTAagatctgatgatgatgatggtgatttTATGGACAGTAACCTGCCTGTTAGagagaaaaacaagaaaaaaaggcCAAACAAAAGGAGGAGATTTGTTGCTCCATCCGATTCAGATTTTGTGTCTTCTGGATCATCTGACTGTGATTACACCATCtctgaggaagagagagagcaagTGAGGGAAGCCATGCAGCTGTGCGGAAGTTTGGAACCTAATTTGAGAAGCCCATTACTGCCTGACAAAATTCAGGAGAAAGAGATTGTAGAGCTGCCAAGAAAGCCTCCTGGTAGGAAAGGTAAAGAAAAGGTTGAGCAAGTGAAGGTCGAGGTGGTTAAGCAGGTCTGTGGAATTTGTCTCTCTGAGGAAGATAAGAGAAGAGTGAGGGGAACACTAGACTGCTGCActcattatttttgtttttcctgCATCATGGAATGGGGCAAAGTGGAATCTCGCTGCCCGTTATGCAAGCAGAGGTTTAAAGCAATTAGTAAACCCACAAGAGCAGGAACTGATTTGAGAGACGTGGTGATAACAGTCCCTGAGCGTGATCAG GTTTATCAGCCGACAGAAGAAGAACTGAGAAGTTATCTTGACCCTTATGAGAATGTGATTTGTACAGAATGTCATGAAGGTGGAGATGATGGGCTCATGCTACTGTGTGATGTGTGTGATTCACCTGCTCACACCTTTTGTGTTGGTCTTGGGCGGGAAGTACCTGAAGGTAATTGGTACTGTGATGGTTGTAGACCTGTTGCTCTGGGATCCTCAAGTTCCCAGGTTCAAGGTTGGTTAAGTGAGCAGAGAACTACAAACAACATCTTGCCTAATAGACAATCACCGGGTGTAAGTTTTGGTGAAGGTTTAGAGATAGACCTTAATTCAGTGTCCTCTCCTCGTCCCTATATTACTCAAGGATTTGGGAACTCCTCCTCCCCTTGGTTTCATGTTGGAGGTTTTCAAGTAGCTTCCCCGGGATCTGGGGCAGGGGCACCAACTCTGTCAGGAAGACGTTTAATGCACCGTCATATTCAGCAATTGATTACTGCTAATAGAATGAATTATTTGGCCAGTAGAAATGAGAGGAATTCATCTGCTAATTTGAGTACTGATGTCTTAAATGCTCAAACTGCTCAGGGGAGGGAAACAGTAGTTCAGCATACAAGGACAGACGGAATGGACAGATCTTTTCACACATTCTTTGAGGAGAGATTACAAGAAAACCCCTCACTACAAGTGCAGGATAATGATATCTTTTTGTCAACATCAAGCCATCAGAGAAGGCAAGTAGTCCAGGATCCAACTACAACTTCTGCTGATAGACCTAGCAATGGAACATTATGGCCTGGACTTACAGAGAATACAATATCAGGTCCCCCTCACTTCAGCAGTATATCCGATGGTGGTGTGTCCCCCAATACAGTTATGGGACCAAGTGATTTTCACAGAGCAAAGGAACAACTGCAATCATTGGTCATAAGCCACGTAAAAAACTTATCCCGAGATAGGGATTTAG GCCAAAGTTCTACTACTTTCCAGGAGATCGCAAGGAGTGCTATGCACACCGTCCTAGCTGCATGTGAACTGGAGCACACAGGCAGTGAGGTAGTTCCTGTGCCGCCTTCATCACCCTGCCCTCACATTGAATTAATGGCGGGAAAGACAAGTCTGATGAGAGGTTGCTGTTCATCTTGTTTTGCACAGTTCGTTGAGGACGTGGTAAAGAGGGTCATGGAATACAAACTACCGCCGTGGTTGAGATTAGCTCTTTAG
- the LOC133722263 gene encoding uncharacterized protein LOC133722263 isoform X2 gives MVKGGKVSSKRRVKPRIRSDYKGSDDSDEDYVISDEEKLVSEELEEDYCSSLDGNASEESFGSFAEEEEEEEEEVRWARKNSRSRAKKGVDRFIVDGEEEEDEEEMKKVRKNGRSRAKKGKDIFIMEEEEEEEDEEEMKKVRKNGRSRAKKGKALFIVEEEEDELEEFGVEEEEEEEEEAMKEVRKVARSKSQNGFSGRQKNRVKTSQKRRRATYEEMADQDYDDEEDDDDDYDEEFTPDEDDFSELEEESRVKKKKTNVKVGKRRLKKKVPIRRKSKKPLRKKQKKNRTLRRKVRSDDDDGDFMDSNLPVREKNKKKRPNKRRRFVAPSDSDFVSSGSSDCDYTISEEEREQVREAMQLCGSLEPNLRSPLLPDKIQEKEIVELPRKPPGRKGKEKVEQVKVEVVKQVCGICLSEEDKRRVRGTLDCCTHYFCFSCIMEWGKVESRCPLCKQRFKAISKPTRAGTDLRDVVITVPERDQVYQPTEEELRSYLDPYENVICTECHEGGDDGLMLLCDVCDSPAHTFCVGLGREVPEGNWYCDGCRPVALGSSSSQVQGWLSEQRTTNNILPNRQSPGVSFGEGLEIDLNSVSSPRPYITQGFGNSSSPWFHVGGFQVASPGSGAGAPTLSGRRLMHRHIQQLITANRMNYLASRNERNSSANLSTDVLNAQTAQGRETVVQHTRTDGMDRSFHTFFEERLQENPSLQVQDNDIFLSTSSHQRRQVVQDPTTTSADRPSNGTLWPGLTENTISGPPHFSSISDGGVSPNTVMGPSDFHRAKEQLQSLVISHVKNLSRDRDLGQSSTTFQEIARSAMHTVLAACELEHTGSEVVPVPPSSPCPHIELMAGKTSLMRGCCSSCFAQFVEDVVKRVMEYKLPPWLRLAL, from the exons ATGGTAAAGGGAGGGAAAGTTAGTTCCAAGCGAAGAGTCAAGCCACGGATTCGGTCAGATTATAAGGGTTCAGATGATTCGGATGAAGATTATGTGATTTCAGATGAAGAAAAGCTAGTTTCTGAGGAGTTGGAGGAGGATTATTGCTCCTCGTTGGATGGGAATGCATCAGAAGAGAGCTTTGGTAGTTTtgcagaggaggaggaggaagaggaagaggaagtgaGATGGGCGAGAAAGAACAGTAGATCAAGAGCGAAAAAGGGTGTTGATAGATTTATTGTGGAcggggaggaggaggaagatgaagaggaaATGAAAAAG GTGAGAAAGAACGGTAGATCAAGAGCGAAAAAGGGTAAAGATATATTTAttatggaggaggaggaggaggaggaagatgaggaagaaatgaaaaaggtgAGAAAGAACGGTAGATCAAGAGCAAAAAAGGGTAAAGCTTTATTTattgtggaggaggaggaggatgagctGGAGGAGTTTGGggtggaggaggaagaagaagaagaggaagaggcaaTGAAAGAGGTGAGGAAGGTGGCTAGATCAAAGTCCCAAAACGGTTTCTCTGGAAGGCAGAAAAATAGGGTTAAAACATCACAAAAGAGGAGAAGGGCTACATATGAAGAAATGGCAGATCAGGattatgatgatgaagaagatgacgaCGACGACTACGATGAGGAATTTACACCCGATGAAGATGATTTTTCAGAATTGGAAGAAGAATCAAgggtgaaaaagaagaaaactaatGTGAAAGTGGGCAAGCGGCGTTTGAAGAAAAAAGTTCCTATAAGAAGAAAATCAAAGAAGCCtttgagaaagaaacaaaaaaagaatcGTACATTGAGGAGGAAAGTAagatctgatgatgatgatggtgatttTATGGACAGTAACCTGCCTGTTAGagagaaaaacaagaaaaaaaggcCAAACAAAAGGAGGAGATTTGTTGCTCCATCCGATTCAGATTTTGTGTCTTCTGGATCATCTGACTGTGATTACACCATCtctgaggaagagagagagcaagTGAGGGAAGCCATGCAGCTGTGCGGAAGTTTGGAACCTAATTTGAGAAGCCCATTACTGCCTGACAAAATTCAGGAGAAAGAGATTGTAGAGCTGCCAAGAAAGCCTCCTGGTAGGAAAGGTAAAGAAAAGGTTGAGCAAGTGAAGGTCGAGGTGGTTAAGCAGGTCTGTGGAATTTGTCTCTCTGAGGAAGATAAGAGAAGAGTGAGGGGAACACTAGACTGCTGCActcattatttttgtttttcctgCATCATGGAATGGGGCAAAGTGGAATCTCGCTGCCCGTTATGCAAGCAGAGGTTTAAAGCAATTAGTAAACCCACAAGAGCAGGAACTGATTTGAGAGACGTGGTGATAACAGTCCCTGAGCGTGATCAG GTTTATCAGCCGACAGAAGAAGAACTGAGAAGTTATCTTGACCCTTATGAGAATGTGATTTGTACAGAATGTCATGAAGGTGGAGATGATGGGCTCATGCTACTGTGTGATGTGTGTGATTCACCTGCTCACACCTTTTGTGTTGGTCTTGGGCGGGAAGTACCTGAAGGTAATTGGTACTGTGATGGTTGTAGACCTGTTGCTCTGGGATCCTCAAGTTCCCAGGTTCAAGGTTGGTTAAGTGAGCAGAGAACTACAAACAACATCTTGCCTAATAGACAATCACCGGGTGTAAGTTTTGGTGAAGGTTTAGAGATAGACCTTAATTCAGTGTCCTCTCCTCGTCCCTATATTACTCAAGGATTTGGGAACTCCTCCTCCCCTTGGTTTCATGTTGGAGGTTTTCAAGTAGCTTCCCCGGGATCTGGGGCAGGGGCACCAACTCTGTCAGGAAGACGTTTAATGCACCGTCATATTCAGCAATTGATTACTGCTAATAGAATGAATTATTTGGCCAGTAGAAATGAGAGGAATTCATCTGCTAATTTGAGTACTGATGTCTTAAATGCTCAAACTGCTCAGGGGAGGGAAACAGTAGTTCAGCATACAAGGACAGACGGAATGGACAGATCTTTTCACACATTCTTTGAGGAGAGATTACAAGAAAACCCCTCACTACAAGTGCAGGATAATGATATCTTTTTGTCAACATCAAGCCATCAGAGAAGGCAAGTAGTCCAGGATCCAACTACAACTTCTGCTGATAGACCTAGCAATGGAACATTATGGCCTGGACTTACAGAGAATACAATATCAGGTCCCCCTCACTTCAGCAGTATATCCGATGGTGGTGTGTCCCCCAATACAGTTATGGGACCAAGTGATTTTCACAGAGCAAAGGAACAACTGCAATCATTGGTCATAAGCCACGTAAAAAACTTATCCCGAGATAGGGATTTAG GCCAAAGTTCTACTACTTTCCAGGAGATCGCAAGGAGTGCTATGCACACCGTCCTAGCTGCATGTGAACTGGAGCACACAGGCAGTGAGGTAGTTCCTGTGCCGCCTTCATCACCCTGCCCTCACATTGAATTAATGGCGGGAAAGACAAGTCTGATGAGAGGTTGCTGTTCATCTTGTTTTGCACAGTTCGTTGAGGACGTGGTAAAGAGGGTCATGGAATACAAACTACCGCCGTGGTTGAGATTAGCTCTTTAG
- the LOC133722263 gene encoding uncharacterized protein LOC133722263 isoform X3 has product MVKGGKVSSKRRVKPRIRSDYKGSDDSDEDYVISDEEKLVSEELEEDYCSSLDGNASEESFGSFAEEEEEEEEEVRWARKNSRSRAKKGVDRFIVDGEEEEDEEEMKKVRKNGRSRAKKGKALFIVEEEEDELEEFGVEEEEEEEEEAMKEVRKVARSKSQNGFSGRQKNRVKTSQKRRRATYEEMADQDYDDEEDDDDDYDEEFTPDEDDFSELEEESRVKKKKTNVKVGKRRLKKKVPIRRKSKKPLRKKQKKNRTLRRKVRSDDDDGDFMDSNLPVREKNKKKRPNKRRRFVAPSDSDFVSSGSSDCDYTISEEEREQVREAMQLCGSLEPNLRSPLLPDKIQEKEIVELPRKPPGRKGKEKVEQVKVEVVKQVCGICLSEEDKRRVRGTLDCCTHYFCFSCIMEWGKVESRCPLCKQRFKAISKPTRAGTDLRDVVITVPERDQVYQPTEEELRSYLDPYENVICTECHEGGDDGLMLLCDVCDSPAHTFCVGLGREVPEGNWYCDGCRPVALGSSSSQVQGWLSEQRTTNNILPNRQSPGVSFGEGLEIDLNSVSSPRPYITQGFGNSSSPWFHVGGFQVASPGSGAGAPTLSGRRLMHRHIQQLITANRMNYLASRNERNSSANLSTDVLNAQTAQGRETVVQHTRTDGMDRSFHTFFEERLQENPSLQVQDNDIFLSTSSHQRRQVVQDPTTTSADRPSNGTLWPGLTENTISGPPHFSSISDGGVSPNTVMGPSDFHRAKEQLQSLVISHVKNLSRDRDLGQSSTTFQEIARSAMHTVLAACELEHTGSEVVPVPPSSPCPHIELMAGKTSLMRGCCSSCFAQFVEDVVKRVMEYKLPPWLRLAL; this is encoded by the exons ATGGTAAAGGGAGGGAAAGTTAGTTCCAAGCGAAGAGTCAAGCCACGGATTCGGTCAGATTATAAGGGTTCAGATGATTCGGATGAAGATTATGTGATTTCAGATGAAGAAAAGCTAGTTTCTGAGGAGTTGGAGGAGGATTATTGCTCCTCGTTGGATGGGAATGCATCAGAAGAGAGCTTTGGTAGTTTtgcagaggaggaggaggaagaggaagaggaagtgaGATGGGCGAGAAAGAACAGTAGATCAAGAGCGAAAAAGGGTGTTGATAGATTTATTGTGGAcggggaggaggaggaagatgaagaggaaATGAAAAAG gtgAGAAAGAACGGTAGATCAAGAGCAAAAAAGGGTAAAGCTTTATTTattgtggaggaggaggaggatgagctGGAGGAGTTTGGggtggaggaggaagaagaagaagaggaagaggcaaTGAAAGAGGTGAGGAAGGTGGCTAGATCAAAGTCCCAAAACGGTTTCTCTGGAAGGCAGAAAAATAGGGTTAAAACATCACAAAAGAGGAGAAGGGCTACATATGAAGAAATGGCAGATCAGGattatgatgatgaagaagatgacgaCGACGACTACGATGAGGAATTTACACCCGATGAAGATGATTTTTCAGAATTGGAAGAAGAATCAAgggtgaaaaagaagaaaactaatGTGAAAGTGGGCAAGCGGCGTTTGAAGAAAAAAGTTCCTATAAGAAGAAAATCAAAGAAGCCtttgagaaagaaacaaaaaaagaatcGTACATTGAGGAGGAAAGTAagatctgatgatgatgatggtgatttTATGGACAGTAACCTGCCTGTTAGagagaaaaacaagaaaaaaaggcCAAACAAAAGGAGGAGATTTGTTGCTCCATCCGATTCAGATTTTGTGTCTTCTGGATCATCTGACTGTGATTACACCATCtctgaggaagagagagagcaagTGAGGGAAGCCATGCAGCTGTGCGGAAGTTTGGAACCTAATTTGAGAAGCCCATTACTGCCTGACAAAATTCAGGAGAAAGAGATTGTAGAGCTGCCAAGAAAGCCTCCTGGTAGGAAAGGTAAAGAAAAGGTTGAGCAAGTGAAGGTCGAGGTGGTTAAGCAGGTCTGTGGAATTTGTCTCTCTGAGGAAGATAAGAGAAGAGTGAGGGGAACACTAGACTGCTGCActcattatttttgtttttcctgCATCATGGAATGGGGCAAAGTGGAATCTCGCTGCCCGTTATGCAAGCAGAGGTTTAAAGCAATTAGTAAACCCACAAGAGCAGGAACTGATTTGAGAGACGTGGTGATAACAGTCCCTGAGCGTGATCAG GTTTATCAGCCGACAGAAGAAGAACTGAGAAGTTATCTTGACCCTTATGAGAATGTGATTTGTACAGAATGTCATGAAGGTGGAGATGATGGGCTCATGCTACTGTGTGATGTGTGTGATTCACCTGCTCACACCTTTTGTGTTGGTCTTGGGCGGGAAGTACCTGAAGGTAATTGGTACTGTGATGGTTGTAGACCTGTTGCTCTGGGATCCTCAAGTTCCCAGGTTCAAGGTTGGTTAAGTGAGCAGAGAACTACAAACAACATCTTGCCTAATAGACAATCACCGGGTGTAAGTTTTGGTGAAGGTTTAGAGATAGACCTTAATTCAGTGTCCTCTCCTCGTCCCTATATTACTCAAGGATTTGGGAACTCCTCCTCCCCTTGGTTTCATGTTGGAGGTTTTCAAGTAGCTTCCCCGGGATCTGGGGCAGGGGCACCAACTCTGTCAGGAAGACGTTTAATGCACCGTCATATTCAGCAATTGATTACTGCTAATAGAATGAATTATTTGGCCAGTAGAAATGAGAGGAATTCATCTGCTAATTTGAGTACTGATGTCTTAAATGCTCAAACTGCTCAGGGGAGGGAAACAGTAGTTCAGCATACAAGGACAGACGGAATGGACAGATCTTTTCACACATTCTTTGAGGAGAGATTACAAGAAAACCCCTCACTACAAGTGCAGGATAATGATATCTTTTTGTCAACATCAAGCCATCAGAGAAGGCAAGTAGTCCAGGATCCAACTACAACTTCTGCTGATAGACCTAGCAATGGAACATTATGGCCTGGACTTACAGAGAATACAATATCAGGTCCCCCTCACTTCAGCAGTATATCCGATGGTGGTGTGTCCCCCAATACAGTTATGGGACCAAGTGATTTTCACAGAGCAAAGGAACAACTGCAATCATTGGTCATAAGCCACGTAAAAAACTTATCCCGAGATAGGGATTTAG GCCAAAGTTCTACTACTTTCCAGGAGATCGCAAGGAGTGCTATGCACACCGTCCTAGCTGCATGTGAACTGGAGCACACAGGCAGTGAGGTAGTTCCTGTGCCGCCTTCATCACCCTGCCCTCACATTGAATTAATGGCGGGAAAGACAAGTCTGATGAGAGGTTGCTGTTCATCTTGTTTTGCACAGTTCGTTGAGGACGTGGTAAAGAGGGTCATGGAATACAAACTACCGCCGTGGTTGAGATTAGCTCTTTAG
- the LOC133722264 gene encoding protein DEHYDRATION-INDUCED 19 homolog 3: protein MDGDSWSARLSTASKRYQSALQSRSDMFMGFEEIDGDDDIREEFPCPFCSEYYDIVGLCCHIDEEHPVEAKNGVCPVCSLRVGIDMVAHITLQHGNIFKMQRKRKTRKGGAHSTLSLLRKELREGNLQSLFGGSSCLLSSSNVAADPLLSSFILPMADDFVSVQPHFSTETSLAKKSTEKVLERNVKSPPLSVKDKEEKVKRCAFVQGLLLSTIPDDRL from the exons ATGGACGGTGATTCATGGAGCGCTCGTCTTTCCACCGCCTCAAAGCGTTACCAATCCGCTCTTCAATCTCGATCTG ATATGTTCATGGGATTTGAAGAAATTGATGGAGATGACGATATAAGGGAGGAATTTCCATGCCCGTTTTGCTCAGAATACTATGATATTGTAGGATTGTGCTGTCACATAGATGAAGAGCACCCGGTGGAGGCAAAGAATGGG GTGTGCCCAGTTTGTTCATTGAGGGTGGGGATTGATATGGTTGCGCACATTACCCTACAACATGGAAATATATTCAAGAT GCAGCGCAAGAGGAAAACACGGAAAGGTGGAGCTCATTCAACACTGTCATTGTTGAGGAAAGAGCTGCGGGAAGGAAACTTGCAGTCTCTTTTTGGGGGCTCTTCCTGTTTACTTTCCTCATCCAATGTAGCAGCTGATCCATTGTTGTCATCATTTATTCTACCCATGGCTGATGATTTTGTCAGTGTTCAGCCTCACTTTTCAACGGAAACAAGCTTAGCCAAGAAAAGCACAGAGAAAGTATTAGAACG AAATGTGAAGTCACCTCCTTTGTCTGTCAAGGATAAGGAAGAGAAAGTAAAAAGATGTGCATTTGTTCAGGGGCTGTTGTTGTCCACCATCCCTGATGACAGGTTATGA
- the LOC133720743 gene encoding syntaxin-43 isoform X2, which produces MATRNRTLLYRKYRDALKTVRSPVGSSASASTSSGAGGPVIELSSLMHKNRSYAPLSTEDPGNSRGAITVGLPPAWVDVSEEIAVNVQRARVKMAELSKAHAKALMPSFGDGKEDQRLIESLTQEITGLITKSQKRLQRLAAAGPSEDSNVRKNVQVSLATDLQSLSNELRKKQSNYLKRLKQQKEGQDGDDLEMNLNGSRSRMDGDDLDEIMFHERETAQIKKHEAFTAEREREIHQVVESVNELAQIMKDLSVLVIDQGTIVDRIDYNIQNVASTVEDGLKQLQKAERTQKQGGMVMCATVLVIMCAVMLVLLVLKEILF; this is translated from the exons ATGGCGACGAGGAATCGGACTTTGCTTTACAGAAAGTACCGGGATGCGTTGAAGACCGTCCGCTCTCCGGTCGGCTCCTCCGCCTCGGCGTCCACCAGCTCCGGCGCCGGAGGTCCCGTCATCGAATTGTCTTCGCTTATGCATAAGAATCGATCCTATGCTCCGCTCAGTACTGAAGATCCCGGTAATTCAAG GGGTGCAATTACTGTTGGTCTACCGCCAGCATGGGTGGATGTATCTGAAGAAATAGCAGTAAATGTGCAGCGGGCACGGGTAAAAATGGCTGAGCTGTCCAAGGCTCATGCAAAGGCTTTAATGCCATCTTTTGGAGATGGTAAAGAAGATCAACGCTTGATTGAGAGTCTTACACAAGAGATTACTGGATTAATAACGAAATCTCAGAAGAGACTACAAAGACTTGCTGCAGCTGGGCCTTCAGAAGATTCAAATGTTAGAAAGAACGTGCAG gtatCTCTTGCTACGGACCTTCAGAGCCTCTCTAATGAGCTTCGTAAGAAACAATCAAATTATTTGAAACGCCTCAAACAGCAAAAAGAG GGTCAAGATGGGGACGACCTTGAGATGAACCTAAATGGAAGTAGATCAAGAATGGATGGTGATGATTTGGATGAAATA ATGTTTCATGAGCGTGAGACGGCCCAGATTAAGAAACATGAAGCATTCACAGCAGAAAGGGAAAGAGAGATTCATCAG GTTGTGGAATCTGTGAATGAGCTTGCCCAGATTATGAAGGATCTGTCAGTTCTAGTGATAGACCAG GGAActattgttgataggatagacTACAACATACAGAATGTTGCAAGTACAGTTGAGGATGGCCTCAAGCAATTGCAAAAG GCCGAGAGAACACAGAAACAAGGAGGAATGGTGATGTGCGCTACAGTACTTGTAATCATGTGCGCTGTCATGTTGGTGCTCCTAGTCCTCAAGGAGATACTTTTTTGA
- the LOC133720743 gene encoding syntaxin-43 isoform X1: MATRNRTLLYRKYRDALKTVRSPVGSSASASTSSGAGGPVIELSSLMHKNRSYAPLSTEDPGNSSRGAITVGLPPAWVDVSEEIAVNVQRARVKMAELSKAHAKALMPSFGDGKEDQRLIESLTQEITGLITKSQKRLQRLAAAGPSEDSNVRKNVQVSLATDLQSLSNELRKKQSNYLKRLKQQKEGQDGDDLEMNLNGSRSRMDGDDLDEIMFHERETAQIKKHEAFTAEREREIHQVVESVNELAQIMKDLSVLVIDQGTIVDRIDYNIQNVASTVEDGLKQLQKAERTQKQGGMVMCATVLVIMCAVMLVLLVLKEILF, encoded by the exons ATGGCGACGAGGAATCGGACTTTGCTTTACAGAAAGTACCGGGATGCGTTGAAGACCGTCCGCTCTCCGGTCGGCTCCTCCGCCTCGGCGTCCACCAGCTCCGGCGCCGGAGGTCCCGTCATCGAATTGTCTTCGCTTATGCATAAGAATCGATCCTATGCTCCGCTCAGTACTGAAGATCCCGGTAATTCAAG CAGGGGTGCAATTACTGTTGGTCTACCGCCAGCATGGGTGGATGTATCTGAAGAAATAGCAGTAAATGTGCAGCGGGCACGGGTAAAAATGGCTGAGCTGTCCAAGGCTCATGCAAAGGCTTTAATGCCATCTTTTGGAGATGGTAAAGAAGATCAACGCTTGATTGAGAGTCTTACACAAGAGATTACTGGATTAATAACGAAATCTCAGAAGAGACTACAAAGACTTGCTGCAGCTGGGCCTTCAGAAGATTCAAATGTTAGAAAGAACGTGCAG gtatCTCTTGCTACGGACCTTCAGAGCCTCTCTAATGAGCTTCGTAAGAAACAATCAAATTATTTGAAACGCCTCAAACAGCAAAAAGAG GGTCAAGATGGGGACGACCTTGAGATGAACCTAAATGGAAGTAGATCAAGAATGGATGGTGATGATTTGGATGAAATA ATGTTTCATGAGCGTGAGACGGCCCAGATTAAGAAACATGAAGCATTCACAGCAGAAAGGGAAAGAGAGATTCATCAG GTTGTGGAATCTGTGAATGAGCTTGCCCAGATTATGAAGGATCTGTCAGTTCTAGTGATAGACCAG GGAActattgttgataggatagacTACAACATACAGAATGTTGCAAGTACAGTTGAGGATGGCCTCAAGCAATTGCAAAAG GCCGAGAGAACACAGAAACAAGGAGGAATGGTGATGTGCGCTACAGTACTTGTAATCATGTGCGCTGTCATGTTGGTGCTCCTAGTCCTCAAGGAGATACTTTTTTGA